Proteins encoded in a region of the Paucibacter sediminis genome:
- a CDS encoding lysoplasmalogenase, which produces MPFPFPLLLPVLTLVSALLSIVALSDMGLPREMAFLAKPLTTVLIILYAWPRGAAQPRMQRLLRAGLLFSLGGDIALLWPEQGFLPGLVSFLIAHLCYILGFASQGRFARPWWPFAMFALIAGAVLLRLWPGIGAELRLPVLVYVACLASMAAQAWSWWRSSLGQASEALARNAAWGGTLFLLSDSLIAINKFAGAVPLAALWILTSYWVAQWLLASSLGKD; this is translated from the coding sequence ATGCCTTTTCCCTTCCCGCTCCTCCTGCCGGTGCTGACCCTGGTGTCGGCCCTGTTGAGCATCGTGGCGCTCAGCGACATGGGCCTGCCGCGCGAGATGGCCTTTCTGGCCAAGCCGCTCACCACCGTGCTGATCATTCTGTATGCCTGGCCGCGCGGCGCCGCGCAGCCGCGCATGCAGCGCCTGCTGCGCGCCGGCCTGCTGTTCTCGCTGGGCGGCGACATCGCCCTGCTGTGGCCCGAGCAGGGTTTCCTGCCGGGGCTGGTGAGCTTTCTGATCGCCCACCTCTGCTACATCCTGGGTTTCGCCAGCCAGGGGCGGTTCGCGCGGCCCTGGTGGCCCTTCGCGATGTTCGCGCTCATTGCCGGCGCGGTGCTGCTGCGCCTGTGGCCCGGCATCGGCGCGGAGCTGCGCCTGCCGGTGCTGGTCTATGTGGCCTGCCTGGCCAGCATGGCAGCGCAGGCCTGGAGCTGGTGGCGCAGCAGCCTGGGGCAGGCGAGCGAGGCGCTGGCGCGCAATGCCGCCTGGGGCGGCACGCTGTTCCTGCTCTCCGACAGCCTGATCGCCATCAACAAGTTTGCCGGCGCCGTGCCGCTGGCCGCGCTGTGGATACTGACCAGCTACTGGGTCGCGCAATGGCTGCTGGCCAGCAGCCTGGGCAAGGACTGA
- a CDS encoding TIGR04255 family protein, whose product MAITFAKPPINEVVLGQIFSTRSDLLVPHFGRFWEELADAYPKVSHAPPIVDDQQSEPPIDPSTGAYLPRVWFRSADETRLVQLQQDRLHFNWRQTNTGPAEYPRFPAIKAEFDRVAGLFSRYVEKALGQPLSNSRLELSYINIIPLKEAKIAGVGEFDNVLKCFKWGVGTTALPAPKRFSSNYFFEIDPGTSLTVRINTAKRISDDSDVLKMELVAREIPNVKPRDQWIEDAHQLIVKSFKELTTEKMHQEQWHLVSE is encoded by the coding sequence ATGGCCATCACTTTTGCTAAGCCGCCGATTAACGAAGTCGTTCTCGGTCAGATCTTCTCGACGCGCTCCGACCTCCTCGTGCCTCACTTTGGCCGATTCTGGGAAGAGTTGGCTGACGCGTATCCCAAGGTTTCGCACGCACCACCCATCGTTGATGACCAGCAGTCTGAGCCTCCCATCGACCCGTCTACTGGGGCGTACTTGCCTCGGGTATGGTTCCGGTCGGCGGATGAGACTCGCCTGGTGCAACTGCAACAGGACCGACTTCACTTCAACTGGCGTCAAACCAACACAGGTCCTGCGGAGTACCCGCGCTTCCCAGCTATCAAAGCTGAGTTTGATCGGGTAGCGGGCCTATTCAGCCGATATGTTGAGAAGGCCCTCGGCCAGCCGCTGTCAAATTCGCGGCTAGAGCTCAGCTACATCAACATCATTCCACTCAAAGAAGCCAAGATCGCCGGGGTTGGGGAGTTTGACAATGTGCTGAAGTGCTTCAAATGGGGCGTTGGGACGACTGCCTTGCCAGCGCCGAAGCGGTTCAGCTCCAACTACTTCTTTGAAATCGACCCAGGGACTTCGTTGACCGTCCGCATAAACACGGCCAAGCGTATTTCGGACGACTCGGACGTCCTTAAGATGGAACTGGTTGCAAGGGAGATCCCGAATGTCAAGCCTCGGGACCAGTGGATTGAGGACGCTCATCAGTTGATAGTGAAGTCCTTTAAGGAACTGACGACTGAGAAAATGCACCAAGAGCAATGGCACTTGGTGTCTGAATAA
- a CDS encoding endonuclease/exonuclease/phosphatase family protein: MSAFRAATWNLDGYGSGATSRLPRQLEVLESLRADVLVLTEVRDTTRLPGMSFWWSDQGQPPYAPRDRAVSIASRWRGHSLKVKDSRLSVCVALEAPAPLGVVIVYGTVIPYAMDGVRHRLATKWERHRKAVTDVLDDMNQLRANPAYRDASVVLAGDFNTNLDGSTWYGEPEARASLIDGLVRTGLRCHTLEDIRATRGSDRAIVDHVWSTANLLPVDSLQIWCDRKEPGRLSDHNGVAIQLASHS, translated from the coding sequence ATGAGCGCTTTTCGTGCAGCGACTTGGAATCTTGACGGCTACGGTTCTGGCGCCACTTCGCGCCTTCCGAGACAGCTTGAGGTTCTTGAATCCTTACGTGCTGATGTACTGGTTTTGACCGAAGTCCGAGACACGACTCGACTGCCTGGCATGAGCTTCTGGTGGTCAGATCAAGGACAACCCCCCTACGCGCCACGAGATCGTGCGGTCAGCATTGCATCGCGTTGGCGCGGACATAGCTTGAAGGTCAAGGACAGCCGCCTTTCCGTATGCGTTGCCCTCGAGGCGCCTGCGCCGTTAGGGGTTGTCATCGTCTATGGCACCGTCATTCCGTACGCCATGGACGGTGTTCGGCATCGGTTGGCGACGAAGTGGGAGCGGCATCGCAAGGCGGTCACTGATGTCCTTGACGACATGAATCAATTGAGAGCCAACCCTGCGTATCGCGATGCATCCGTGGTGCTGGCCGGCGACTTCAATACCAACCTAGATGGCAGCACGTGGTACGGCGAGCCAGAAGCGCGGGCTAGTCTGATTGATGGCCTCGTGCGTACAGGCCTTCGGTGCCACACCCTCGAGGACATCCGTGCTACCCGAGGATCCGATAGGGCGATCGTCGACCACGTGTGGTCCACCGCAAACCTGCTTCCCGTCGACTCCCTGCAAATTTGGTGTGACCGCAAGGAGCCGGGAAGGCTGTCTGATCACAACGGCGTCGCGATTCAGTTGGCTTCCCATAGCTAG
- a CDS encoding DUF697 domain-containing protein codes for MSKSLKQILAALAVLVLAYTGASVLVTITQLAGAADRVHFGAGQYVFWCLLSLFATLAATPAVLYFRLPKPLTPPVNQDEPAYGDYLQLVLQSLRRNPRLDSQNLKGTSDIPVALEVLGSLADETALKAASETFVSTALMQNGRLDGLLVLASQLRLVWRIMSIYHLRPAPRQALYVYANVGGALLVATSIEDVDFAEITSPLLSAVAPSLATSVPGLGGLSRMLGNSLANGAANAFLTLRVAMLTKQYCQALVRPEPNSVRKSATLDAFALLAIVSRDSGARVVKAMLKGAGGMLSNAASVTAQGLAKTMASGANAAGDQVRKVGQTVGRVVNASTEGARHLGGKMARLGRKSAEVDSEPPASPTQDS; via the coding sequence ATGAGCAAATCCCTCAAGCAAATTTTGGCTGCGTTGGCCGTCCTGGTGTTGGCCTACACCGGGGCATCAGTGCTCGTCACGATTACTCAGCTAGCGGGTGCGGCTGATCGAGTTCACTTTGGCGCTGGCCAGTATGTCTTCTGGTGCCTGCTCAGTCTGTTCGCCACTCTGGCGGCAACGCCAGCAGTTCTCTACTTTAGGCTGCCCAAGCCACTGACACCCCCAGTCAATCAGGACGAGCCGGCCTATGGCGACTATTTGCAGCTCGTGCTGCAATCGCTGCGTCGGAATCCACGACTAGACAGTCAGAATTTGAAGGGCACAAGCGATATTCCGGTGGCATTGGAAGTCCTTGGTTCGCTTGCGGACGAGACTGCATTGAAGGCTGCATCCGAGACCTTTGTTAGCACAGCACTGATGCAGAACGGAAGGCTTGATGGCCTGCTGGTCTTGGCTTCGCAGTTGCGCCTGGTGTGGCGGATCATGTCCATTTACCACCTGAGGCCGGCACCGCGCCAAGCGTTGTATGTCTATGCGAACGTTGGAGGAGCGTTGCTCGTGGCAACCAGCATCGAAGATGTGGATTTCGCCGAAATCACCTCACCCTTGCTTAGCGCCGTTGCGCCCTCGTTGGCAACCAGCGTGCCGGGGCTTGGCGGGCTTTCCCGCATGCTAGGCAACAGCTTGGCGAACGGCGCCGCCAATGCCTTTTTGACCCTGCGCGTGGCGATGCTCACGAAGCAATATTGCCAAGCCCTAGTTCGACCAGAGCCAAATTCCGTGCGAAAGAGTGCCACCTTGGACGCCTTTGCTCTGCTCGCAATTGTCAGCCGTGATAGTGGCGCTCGAGTAGTCAAAGCCATGCTCAAAGGTGCTGGCGGGATGCTCTCCAATGCGGCAAGCGTCACTGCTCAGGGGTTAGCAAAGACCATGGCTAGTGGGGCCAATGCCGCGGGAGATCAGGTCAGGAAAGTTGGCCAAACTGTCGGCCGCGTTGTCAATGCCTCAACAGAAGGCGCCCGCCACCTGGGCGGCAAGATGGCGCGCCTCGGCCGCAAGTCGGCTGAAGTAGATTCAGAACCGCCTGCCTCGCCCACGCAAGACTCCTAG
- a CDS encoding LytR/AlgR family response regulator transcription factor, translated as MSETTLSPVRAVLADDERLMREQLRSRLTEVWPELEIVAEAKNGLEAVELVREHHPDLVFLDIRMPGLTGVDAARQIAQLPEDDSWLVPEIVFITAYDQYAVEAFEQGVADYVLKPAERERLVLTVARIKKRLAQRHNGGGGESAEAAPAETGQAQPLQQLLHQLSAKLNPGGAPKYLQWIQATVGQAIQMIPVEDVLFFISDEKYTRVQTAGVEALIRKPIKELVDELDPALFWQIHRSTLVNVKAINGITRDFRGRQLVGVKGLSEKLEVSRSYTQLFKGM; from the coding sequence ATGAGCGAAACCACACTCTCCCCCGTGCGCGCCGTCCTGGCCGATGACGAACGACTGATGCGCGAGCAATTGCGCAGCCGGCTGACCGAGGTCTGGCCCGAGCTCGAGATCGTGGCCGAGGCCAAGAACGGCCTTGAAGCGGTGGAGCTGGTGCGCGAGCACCACCCCGACCTGGTGTTCCTGGACATCCGCATGCCCGGCCTCACCGGCGTGGATGCGGCGCGCCAGATCGCGCAACTGCCCGAGGACGACAGCTGGCTGGTGCCCGAGATCGTCTTCATCACCGCCTACGACCAGTACGCGGTGGAGGCCTTCGAGCAGGGCGTGGCCGACTATGTGCTCAAGCCCGCCGAGCGCGAGCGCCTGGTGCTGACCGTCGCGCGCATCAAGAAGCGGCTGGCGCAGCGCCACAACGGGGGCGGCGGCGAGAGTGCCGAGGCCGCGCCCGCGGAGACCGGCCAGGCCCAGCCGCTGCAGCAGCTGCTGCACCAGCTCTCGGCCAAGCTCAATCCGGGCGGCGCGCCCAAATACCTGCAGTGGATCCAGGCCACCGTGGGCCAGGCGATCCAGATGATCCCGGTGGAGGACGTGCTGTTCTTCATCAGCGACGAGAAGTACACGCGCGTGCAGACCGCCGGCGTCGAGGCGCTGATCCGCAAGCCCATCAAGGAACTGGTGGACGAGCTGGACCCCGCCCTGTTCTGGCAGATCCACCGCTCCACCCTGGTGAATGTGAAGGCCATCAACGGCATCACGCGCGACTTCCGCGGCCGCCAGCTGGTGGGCGTGAAGGGCCTCAGCGAAAAGCTCGAGGTCAGCCGCAGCTATACGCAGCTGTTCAAGGGCATGTAG
- a CDS encoding sensor histidine kinase — protein MNAVPLNPTLMQRWQSFSKACVRGFHVYASWLVSISWKRFIVLSVLLLIGTNILQDLPPFTWRVTEHVDGPSMPKLPKLPKPASTAKLPAGMHYEVKIDKHGVRIVPVASPATPGASGVEPQPGVEIKLPESISSEDAKAAIEQAKDALEELAQQARAAQEAAEEVRDEARQALEEAGAVGSHTRTRVVHLGDFLVNLAVFIILGSGVIKVTYKGRIQAEVKAAQAEETAEAESLKRQVIEARMAAMQAQVEPHFLFNTLASIDHLIETDPPRASQMQRNLIALLRASMPTMREANAGGVRDLGREMSVIKPYLEILKVRMEERLQTEIDVPEGLMSAEFPPMMIQSLVENAIKHGLEPKAEGGSLKVKAEIVHGKLAVTVADTGLGFGRAATAGTGVGLANIRERLMLLYGSKGGITVTENQPSGTVVTITVPYRSREQGA, from the coding sequence ATGAACGCCGTCCCCCTCAATCCGACCCTGATGCAACGCTGGCAGAGCTTTTCCAAGGCCTGCGTGCGCGGCTTCCATGTCTATGCCAGCTGGCTGGTGAGCATCAGCTGGAAGCGCTTCATCGTGCTGTCCGTGCTGCTGCTGATCGGCACCAACATCCTGCAGGACCTGCCGCCCTTCACCTGGCGCGTCACCGAGCATGTGGACGGGCCCTCGATGCCCAAGCTCCCCAAGCTGCCCAAGCCCGCCAGCACCGCCAAGCTGCCGGCGGGCATGCATTACGAGGTCAAGATCGACAAGCATGGGGTGCGCATCGTGCCGGTGGCCAGCCCGGCCACGCCGGGCGCCTCCGGCGTCGAGCCCCAGCCCGGCGTCGAGATCAAGCTGCCCGAGAGCATCAGCAGCGAGGATGCCAAGGCCGCCATCGAGCAGGCCAAGGACGCGCTGGAGGAGCTGGCCCAGCAGGCCCGCGCCGCCCAGGAAGCCGCCGAAGAGGTGCGCGACGAGGCCCGCCAGGCGCTCGAGGAGGCCGGCGCCGTGGGCAGCCACACCCGCACCCGGGTGGTGCATCTGGGCGACTTCCTGGTCAACCTGGCCGTCTTCATCATCCTCGGCTCGGGCGTCATCAAGGTCACCTACAAGGGCCGCATCCAGGCCGAGGTGAAGGCCGCGCAGGCCGAGGAGACCGCCGAGGCCGAATCGCTCAAGCGCCAGGTGATCGAGGCGCGCATGGCCGCGATGCAGGCCCAGGTCGAGCCGCATTTCCTCTTCAACACCCTGGCCTCGATCGACCACCTGATCGAGACCGACCCGCCGCGCGCCTCGCAGATGCAGCGCAACCTGATCGCCCTGCTGCGCGCCTCCATGCCCACCATGCGCGAGGCCAATGCCGGCGGCGTGCGCGACCTGGGCCGCGAGATGAGCGTGATCAAGCCCTATCTGGAAATCCTCAAGGTGCGCATGGAAGAGCGCCTGCAGACCGAGATCGACGTGCCCGAGGGCCTGATGTCGGCCGAATTCCCGCCCATGATGATCCAGAGCCTGGTGGAGAACGCCATCAAGCATGGCCTGGAACCCAAGGCCGAGGGCGGCAGCCTCAAGGTCAAGGCCGAGATCGTGCACGGCAAGCTGGCCGTCACCGTGGCCGACACCGGCCTAGGCTTCGGCCGCGCCGCCACCGCCGGCACCGGCGTGGGCCTGGCCAATATCCGCGAACGCCTGATGCTGCTGTACGGCAGCAAGGGCGGCATCACCGTCACCGAGAACCAACCCTCGGGCACCGTCGTGACCATCACCGTGCCCTATCGCAGCCGTGAACAAGGAGCTTGA
- a CDS encoding YceI family protein, producing the protein MKKAFLIAALAALSGLAQAETASYAVDPTHTFVTYEIQHFGTSTNRGRFDKKEGSVQLDRAAKTGKVEISFELAGINTGVVPMDKHLLSDDFFAADKFPTAKFVGDKFVFNGDKVAEVAGQLTLRGKTNPVTLKTSHFNCYQNPMLKREVCGGDFEATIDRTQWGVDYGLAWGFPKNVRLLIQVEAVRQ; encoded by the coding sequence ATGAAAAAAGCTTTCCTGATCGCCGCCCTCGCCGCCCTCTCGGGCCTGGCCCAAGCCGAAACCGCCAGCTACGCGGTCGATCCCACCCACACCTTCGTGACCTACGAGATCCAGCATTTCGGCACCTCCACCAACCGCGGCCGTTTCGACAAGAAGGAAGGCTCGGTGCAGCTGGACCGCGCGGCCAAGACCGGCAAGGTCGAGATCAGCTTCGAGCTGGCCGGCATCAACACCGGCGTGGTGCCGATGGACAAGCACCTGCTGAGCGATGACTTCTTCGCCGCCGACAAGTTCCCCACCGCCAAGTTCGTGGGCGACAAGTTCGTCTTCAACGGCGACAAGGTGGCCGAGGTGGCGGGCCAGCTGACCCTGCGCGGCAAGACCAACCCGGTGACGCTGAAGACCAGCCACTTCAACTGCTACCAGAACCCCATGCTCAAGCGCGAGGTCTGCGGCGGCGACTTCGAGGCCACCATCGACCGCACCCAATGGGGCGTGGACTACGGCCTGGCCTGGGGCTTCCCCAAGAACGTGCGCCTGCTGATCCAGGTCGAGGCGGTGCGCCAGTAA
- a CDS encoding YceI family protein: protein MKTIFSTTLIALASAALLVQGPACAATAKPAATTAAAPQLLAAQSELGFTSKQMGVPVDGRFKHFDAQLSFDPKKPEAGKVSFNIELASVSLGDPAFDGELAKPAWFDSKKLPQASFQSSAIKALGGGRFEVAGKLNIKGQARDVVVPLSLAQAGATTTASGGFVLKRLEFKIGDGEWADTSMVANDVQVKFKLAFSGVAPL from the coding sequence ATGAAAACCATTTTTTCCACCACCCTGATCGCGCTCGCATCGGCCGCCCTGCTGGTGCAGGGCCCGGCCTGTGCCGCCACCGCCAAGCCCGCCGCCACCACCGCGGCAGCACCGCAATTGCTGGCGGCGCAAAGCGAGCTGGGCTTCACCAGCAAGCAGATGGGCGTGCCGGTGGACGGCCGCTTCAAGCACTTCGATGCCCAGCTGAGCTTCGACCCCAAGAAGCCCGAGGCCGGCAAGGTGAGCTTCAACATCGAGCTGGCCAGCGTCAGCCTGGGCGACCCCGCCTTCGACGGCGAACTCGCCAAGCCCGCCTGGTTCGACAGCAAGAAGCTGCCGCAGGCGAGCTTCCAGAGCAGCGCCATCAAGGCGCTGGGCGGCGGCCGCTTCGAGGTGGCCGGCAAGCTGAACATCAAGGGCCAGGCGCGCGACGTCGTGGTGCCGCTGAGCCTGGCCCAGGCCGGCGCCACCACCACCGCCAGCGGCGGCTTCGTGCTGAAACGCCTGGAATTCAAGATCGGCGACGGCGAATGGGCCGATACCTCGATGGTCGCCAACGATGTGCAAGTGAAGTTCAAGCTCGCCTTCAGCGGCGTTGCACCGCTGTGA
- a CDS encoding cytochrome b — protein sequence MPSQPGHPSARHHGLTIFLHWLLALAIVGAFGMGLYMSDLPLSPTRLKLFNWHKWAGMTILALSALRLLWRLAKRAPADLAMPAWQARAAHAVHFLLYLCFFAVPLSGWAYSSAAGFPIVWFGVLPLPDFVPVDKLLAETLKERHEQLAWLLALLVLAHVAGALKHHWIDRDGLLQRMLPGRR from the coding sequence ATGCCAAGCCAACCAGGCCATCCAAGCGCCCGCCACCACGGCCTCACCATCTTCCTGCACTGGCTGCTGGCACTGGCCATCGTGGGTGCCTTCGGCATGGGGCTCTATATGAGCGACCTGCCGCTCTCGCCCACCCGCCTGAAGCTCTTCAACTGGCACAAATGGGCAGGCATGACGATTCTGGCGCTGTCGGCGCTGCGCCTGCTGTGGCGTCTGGCCAAGCGTGCGCCGGCCGATCTGGCCATGCCCGCCTGGCAGGCGCGCGCCGCCCACGCGGTGCATTTCCTGCTCTATCTGTGTTTCTTCGCCGTGCCGCTGTCGGGCTGGGCCTACAGCTCGGCCGCCGGCTTCCCCATCGTCTGGTTTGGCGTGCTGCCCCTGCCCGACTTCGTGCCGGTGGACAAGCTGCTGGCCGAGACCCTGAAGGAGCGGCACGAACAGCTGGCCTGGCTGCTGGCCCTGCTGGTGCTGGCCCATGTGGCCGGTGCCCTCAAGCATCACTGGATCGATCGCGACGGCCTGCTGCAGCGCATGCTGCCCGGCCGCCGCTAA
- a CDS encoding HD domain-containing protein: MDLICKIEALFLRRGGLCYSGERQEPVSALAHGLQCAQLAEWADADHHLVVAALLHDLGQLMDAAPGEALRDDQHELRALPLLATGFGPAVLEPIRLHVQAKRYLVSVDAHYAQDLTPASRHSLGLQGGPMSGEEKLLFMAQPFAREALQLRRWDDLAKHPGKRTPPLAYYLGMMQELLRAQRTSPRLAIA; encoded by the coding sequence ATGGACCTGATCTGCAAGATCGAAGCGCTGTTCCTGCGCCGCGGAGGGCTTTGCTACAGCGGCGAGCGCCAGGAGCCCGTCAGCGCCCTGGCCCATGGCCTGCAATGCGCGCAGCTGGCCGAGTGGGCCGATGCCGACCACCATCTGGTGGTGGCCGCGCTGCTGCACGACCTTGGCCAGCTGATGGACGCAGCCCCCGGCGAGGCGCTGCGGGACGATCAGCATGAGCTGCGCGCCCTACCCCTGCTGGCCACCGGCTTCGGCCCGGCCGTGCTGGAGCCGATACGCCTGCATGTGCAAGCCAAGCGTTATCTGGTGAGCGTGGATGCGCACTATGCGCAAGACCTGACCCCGGCCTCGCGCCACAGCCTCGGGCTGCAGGGCGGGCCAATGAGCGGCGAGGAGAAGCTGCTCTTCATGGCCCAGCCGTTTGCGCGCGAGGCCCTGCAGCTGCGGCGCTGGGACGATCTCGCCAAGCATCCCGGCAAGCGCACCCCGCCGCTGGCCTATTACCTGGGCATGATGCAGGAGCTGCTGCGCGCACAGCGCACAAGTCCGCGCCTTGCGATTGCCTGA
- a CDS encoding PAS domain-containing protein: MAVESREGELHLASLHALFASELPVGLAVLDEELRYRHINTMLAEANGVSVQQHLGRTVREVLPAAAASLEPLLQEVLNTGQALRDFEVAAEVPSLPGELSEWLASYLPIADGAGRVVGVLVQALNRSLERRAERIKLESDQQLRRVLDSLFMFVGVLTPDGVLLEANRAPLEAGGVTLEQVRGLYVWDTPWWSADAANQEWLRGAVARAAQGETLRRDVVVRMAGDTRMEIDFMIAPLRDDSGRITHLIPSGIDISARRASEAALQTSEDRFRRVFEGATVGMGLVDQRGVIQLANESMAQLFGYARAELVGMEVHQLVPQRQREQHVSHLKQYMREPALRYMAKRQELYALRRDGSEFAVEIGLNPLPESAGQQVLATISDVTERRAAQAQIERALVEKTVLLNEVHHRVKNNLQVITSLLNLQGRNAEPAVQQALRDSQSRVRSMALMHQMLFERGDLSALELGPYLQRLCGLLRSTYLGESNSIALLVDVPEQGLRIDPQRAIPCGLLVTELVTNAFKHAFPGGRTGRVHVSLQRLAGERALLEVHDDGIGLPPEQTPGQGRSLGLQLLPLLAEQCRATLEIERAAGTRARLFVDMEGTAP, encoded by the coding sequence ATGGCTGTTGAGTCGCGCGAAGGCGAGTTGCATCTCGCCTCGCTGCATGCCTTGTTCGCAAGCGAGCTGCCGGTCGGGCTGGCGGTGCTTGATGAGGAGCTGCGCTATCGCCACATCAACACCATGCTGGCCGAGGCCAATGGCGTGAGCGTGCAGCAGCATCTGGGCCGCACGGTGCGCGAGGTGCTGCCCGCGGCGGCGGCCTCGCTGGAGCCGCTGCTGCAGGAGGTGCTGAACACCGGCCAGGCCTTGCGCGACTTCGAGGTCGCGGCCGAGGTGCCCAGCCTGCCGGGCGAACTCTCAGAGTGGTTGGCCAGCTATCTGCCGATCGCGGATGGCGCGGGCCGCGTCGTCGGCGTGCTGGTGCAGGCCCTGAACCGCTCGCTGGAGCGGCGCGCCGAGCGCATCAAGCTGGAAAGCGACCAGCAGCTGCGCCGCGTGCTGGACAGCCTCTTCATGTTCGTGGGCGTGCTGACGCCCGATGGCGTGCTGCTGGAGGCGAACCGCGCGCCGCTGGAGGCCGGCGGGGTGACGCTGGAGCAGGTGCGGGGCCTGTATGTGTGGGACACGCCCTGGTGGAGCGCCGACGCGGCCAACCAGGAATGGCTGCGCGGGGCGGTGGCGCGCGCGGCCCAGGGCGAGACCCTGCGCCGCGACGTGGTGGTGCGCATGGCCGGCGACACGCGCATGGAGATCGATTTCATGATCGCGCCGCTGCGCGACGACAGCGGCCGCATCACGCATCTGATTCCCTCGGGCATCGACATCTCGGCGCGGCGCGCCAGCGAGGCCGCGCTGCAGACCAGCGAAGACCGCTTCCGGCGCGTCTTCGAGGGCGCCACCGTGGGCATGGGCCTGGTGGACCAGCGCGGCGTGATCCAGCTCGCCAACGAGAGCATGGCCCAGCTGTTCGGCTACGCGCGCGCCGAGCTGGTGGGCATGGAGGTGCACCAGCTGGTGCCGCAGCGCCAGCGCGAGCAGCATGTCTCCCACCTCAAGCAATACATGCGCGAGCCGGCGCTGCGCTACATGGCCAAGCGCCAGGAGCTCTATGCGCTGCGCCGCGATGGCAGCGAGTTCGCGGTGGAGATCGGCCTCAACCCGCTGCCCGAGAGCGCCGGCCAGCAGGTGCTGGCCACCATCAGCGATGTCACCGAGCGCCGCGCCGCCCAGGCCCAGATCGAGCGCGCGCTGGTCGAGAAGACGGTGCTGCTCAACGAGGTGCATCACCGCGTCAAGAACAATCTCCAGGTCATCACCAGCCTGCTCAATCTGCAGGGCCGCAATGCCGAGCCGGCGGTGCAGCAGGCGCTGCGCGACAGCCAGAGCCGCGTGCGCTCGATGGCGCTGATGCACCAGATGCTGTTCGAGCGTGGCGACCTCAGCGCGCTCGAGCTGGGCCCCTATCTGCAGCGCCTGTGCGGGCTGCTGCGCTCCACCTATCTGGGCGAGAGCAACAGCATCGCGCTGCTGGTGGACGTGCCCGAACAGGGCCTGCGCATCGACCCGCAGCGCGCCATTCCCTGCGGCCTGCTGGTCACCGAGCTGGTCACCAATGCCTTCAAGCATGCCTTCCCGGGCGGGCGGACCGGACGGGTGCACGTCAGCCTGCAGCGCCTGGCCGGCGAACGCGCCCTGCTGGAGGTGCATGATGACGGCATCGGCCTGCCGCCCGAGCAGACGCCCGGCCAGGGTCGCAGCCTGGGCCTGCAGCTGCTGCCCCTGCTGGCCGAGCAATGCCGTGCCACGCTGGAAATCGAACGGGCCGCCGGCACGCGGGCCCGGCTGTTCGTCGACATGGAAGGAACCGCGCCATGA